The following are encoded together in the Lasioglossum baleicum unplaced genomic scaffold, iyLasBale1 scaffold2690, whole genome shotgun sequence genome:
- the LOC143221565 gene encoding proton-coupled amino acid transporter-like protein acs: MGKDKKEQVSGSSMQEFNSSTKIATVSIGDFNEKDDLYNPFEHRDKKNTNSDFGSLAHLLKSSLGTGILAMPHAMKNGGLVFGGIGTILIGIICAHCVHILVRSSHVLCKRTKTPQMTYAETAEAAFLCGPKPLRPFANASRIFVNIALCATYVGGTCVYLVFIATSLRQVVDYYSNTSISTRMFILTLIPAVLLLGQVRNLKYMVPFSIMANLCMIVGFAITLYYIFNGIEVAPDVKLIAPVKQWPTFLATVLFAIEGIG; this comes from the exons ATGGGGAAAGATAAAAAGGAACAAGTCAGTGGCAGTTCGATGCAGGAGTTCAATAGCAG CACAAAAATTGCTACTGTGTCAATCGGAGATTTCAACGAGAAGGATGACCTGTATAATCCGTTTGAACATCGCGATAAGaaaaataccaattc AGACTTTGGTTCCCTGGCTCATCTACTGAAATCGTCTCTGGGAACAGGAATCCTTGCTATGCCTCACGCGATGAAAAACGGCGGATTGGTGTTCGGTGGCATCGGCACGATACTAATCGGAATAATATGCGCGCATTGTGTCCACATACTGGTCCGTTCGTCCCACGTGCTATGCAAACGAACGAAAACGCCTCAGATGACGTACGCTGAAACCGCGGAGGCTGCGTTTCTTTGCGGCCCGAAACCGCTCAGGCCTTTCGCCAACGCCAGTCGAATATTCGTCAACATCGCATTGTGCGCCACCTACGTGGGCGGCACTTGCGTCTACTTGGTCTTCATCGCCACTTCCCTCAGACAG GTAGTGGATTATTACAGCAACACGAGCATATCGACTCGCATGTTCATACTCACCCTGATCCCTGCGGTGCTGCTGCTGGGTCAGGTGCGAAACCTCAAGTACATGGTGCCGTTCTCCATAATGGCCAACCTCTGCATGATAGTGGGTTTCGCGATAACCCTGTACTACATCTTCAACGGGATCGAAGTAGCGCCGGACGTGAAGTTGATCGCGCCGGTAAAACAGTGGCCTACCTTTCTTGCCACTGTGCTCTTCGCCATCGAGGGCATCGGT